A part of Magnetospirillum sp. ME-1 genomic DNA contains:
- the tuf gene encoding elongation factor Tu, with protein MAKAKFERTKPHCNIGTIGHVDHGKTSLTAAITKILAETGGATFTAYDQIDKAPEEKARGITISTAHVEYETTNRHYAHVDCPGHADYVKNMITGAAQMDGAILVVSAADGPMPQTREHILLARQVGVPALVVFXNKCDMVDDPELLDLVELEVRELLSSYDFPGDDIPIVKGSALCALEDKQPEIGRDAILKLMAEVDAYIPQPERPKDKPFLMPIEDVFSISGRGTVVTGRVERGVVKVGEEVEIVGIKATVKTTCTGVEMFRKLLDQGEAGDNIGALLRGTKREDVERGQVLAAPGSITPHTKFEAEAYVLTKEEGGRHTPFFTNYRPQFYFRTTDVTGVVELPEGTEMVMPGDNVKMHVTLIAPIAMDQGLRFAIREGGRTVGAGVVAKIVE; from the coding sequence ATGGCTAAGGCTAAATTTGAGCGCACCAAGCCTCACTGCAACATCGGGACCATCGGTCACGTTGACCATGGCAAGACCTCGCTGACCGCGGCGATCACCAAGATCCTGGCCGAGACCGGCGGCGCCACCTTCACCGCCTACGACCAGATCGACAAGGCGCCGGAAGAGAAGGCCCGTGGCATCACCATCTCGACCGCCCACGTCGAGTACGAGACCACCAACCGCCACTACGCCCACGTGGACTGCCCCGGCCACGCCGACTATGTGAAGAACATGATCACCGGCGCGGCGCAGATGGACGGCGCCATCCTGGTGGTGTCGGCCGCCGACGGCCCCATGCCCCAGACCCGCGAGCACATCCTGCTGGCCCGTCAGGTGGGCGTGCCCGCCCTGGTKGTGTTCAYGAACAAGTGCGACATGGTCGACGATCCCGAGCTGCTGGATCTGGTCGAGCTGGAAGTGCGCGAGCTGCTCTCCTCGTACGACTTCCCCGGCGACGACATTCCGATCGTCAAGGGTTCGGCCCTGTGCGCCCTGGAAGACAAGCAGCCGGAGATCGGCCGCGACGCCATCCTGAAGCTGATGGCCGAGGTCGACGCCTACATCCCGCAGCCGGAGCGTCCCAAGGACAAGCCGTTCCTGATGCCGATCGAAGACGTGTTCTCGATCTCGGGCCGCGGCACCGTGGTGACCGGCCGCGTCGAGCGTGGCGTTGTGAAGGTGGGCGAGGAAGTCGAGATCGTCGGCATCAAGGCGACCGTCAAGACCACCTGCACCGGCGTGGAAATGTTCCGCAAGCTGCTCGATCAGGGTGAGGCCGGCGACAACATCGGCGCCCTGCTGCGCGGCACCAAGCGCGAGGACGTGGAGCGCGGCCAGGTTCTGGCGGCTCCGGGCTCCATCACGCCGCACACCAAGTTCGAGGCCGAGGCCTACGTTCTGACCAAGGAAGAGGGCGGCCGTCACACTCCGTTCTTCACCAACTATCGTCCGCAGTTCTACTTCCGCACCACCGACGTCACCGGCGTCGTTGARCTGCCGGAAGGCACCGAGATGGTGATGCCGGGCGACAACGTGAAGATGCACGTGACCCTGATCGCCCCCATCGCCATGGACCAGGGCCTGCGCTTCGCCATCCGCGAAGGCGGCCGTACCGTCGGCGCCGGCGTGGTCGCCAAGATCGTCGAGTAG
- the rplC gene encoding 50S ribosomal protein L3 encodes MRSGLIAQKVGMTRIFTEDGTHVPVTVLKVDTCQVVSTRSVEKDGYVAVQLGAGTAKVKNVSKPARANFAKAKVEPKKKLVEFRVAPENVLEVGTELSAAHFIPGQYVDVTGTTIGKGFAGGMKRWNFRGLEATHGVSVSHRSHGSTGQRQDPGKVFKGKKMAGHLGDEQVTTQNLTVVSTDADRGLILVKGSVPGHEGSWVLVRDAVKRKLPDGVPFPAGVKAAASAE; translated from the coding sequence ATGCGCTCTGGTCTCATCGCCCAGAAGGTCGGCATGACGAGGATCTTCACCGAGGACGGCACCCATGTGCCCGTCACCGTGCTGAAGGTCGACACCTGCCAGGTGGTCTCGACCCGCTCTGTGGAAAAGGACGGCTACGTCGCCGTTCAGCTTGGTGCCGGTACCGCCAAGGTGAAGAATGTGAGCAAGCCTGCTCGCGCCAACTTCGCCAAGGCCAAGGTCGAGCCCAAGAAGAAGCTGGTGGAATTCCGCGTTGCCCCCGAGAACGTTCTCGAGGTCGGCACCGAACTCTCCGCCGCCCATTTCATCCCCGGTCAGTACGTGGACGTGACCGGCACCACCATCGGCAAGGGCTTTGCCGGCGGTATGAAGCGCTGGAACTTCCGTGGCCTCGAGGCCACGCACGGCGTTTCGGTGTCGCACCGCTCCCACGGCTCCACCGGCCAGCGCCAGGACCCCGGCAAGGTGTTCAAGGGCAAGAAGATGGCCGGTCATCTGGGCGATGAGCAGGTGACTACTCAGAACCTCACCGTGGTGTCCACCGACGCCGATCGCGGCCTGATCCTGGTCAAGGGTTCGGTTCCCGGTCACGAGGGGTCCTGGGTGCTCGTCCGCGACGCGGTGAAGCGCAAGCTGCCTGATGGCGTGCCGTTCCCGGCCGGCGTCAAGGCCGCGGCCTCGGCCGAGTAA
- a CDS encoding 50S ribosomal protein L23: MSKLVISKERMYDVVRAPVITEKATMGSEYRQVTFKVPLDATKPEIKAAVEGIFGVKVTAVNTLIAKGKVKRFRGRPGVRSDVKKAVVTLAEGHSIDVTTGV, translated from the coding sequence ATGAGCAAGCTCGTCATCAGCAAGGAGCGGATGTACGACGTCGTCCGCGCCCCCGTGATCACCGAAAAGGCGACCATGGGCTCCGAGTACCGTCAGGTCACCTTCAAGGTGCCGCTGGACGCGACCAAGCCGGAGATCAAGGCCGCTGTCGAGGGGATTTTCGGGGTGAAGGTCACCGCCGTGAACACCCTGATCGCCAAGGGCAAGGTCAAGCGCTTCCGCGGCCGTCCCGGCGTGCGTTCCGACGTCAAGAAGGCGGTCGTGACGCTGGCCGAGGGCCACTCCATCGACGTGACCACGGGAGTCTGA
- the rplD gene encoding 50S ribosomal protein L4 — protein sequence MKTNVISLDNQTVGEIELADEIFAVPVRGDILFRAVNWQLAKRQSGNHKTKTISEISGTTKKPFAQKGGGRARQGSLRSAQFRGGATIFGPVVRSHAHDLPKKVRKLALKTALSAKAADGKLIVVDQASAGSPKTKDLAARLAKLGLSSVLFIDGSAVDGNFALASRNIPYVDVLPTQGANVYDILRRETLVLTKDAVAALEARLK from the coding sequence ATGAAGACGAACGTAATCAGCCTGGACAACCAGACCGTCGGCGAAATCGAACTGGCCGACGAGATCTTCGCCGTGCCGGTGCGTGGGGACATCCTGTTCCGCGCCGTCAACTGGCAGCTGGCCAAGCGCCAGTCCGGTAATCACAAGACCAAGACCATCAGCGAAATCTCCGGCACCACCAAGAAGCCCTTCGCCCAGAAGGGTGGCGGTCGTGCCCGTCAGGGTAGCCTGCGCTCCGCGCAGTTCCGTGGCGGCGCCACCATCTTCGGCCCGGTCGTGCGCTCCCACGCTCACGATCTGCCCAAGAAGGTCCGCAAGCTGGCGCTGAAGACCGCCCTGTCGGCCAAGGCCGCCGACGGCAAGCTGATCGTGGTGGACCAGGCCTCGGCCGGTTCGCCCAAGACCAAGGACCTGGCCGCCCGCCTGGCCAAGCTGGGCCTGAGCTCGGTGCTGTTCATCGACGGTTCCGCCGTGGACGGCAACTTCGCTCTGGCTTCCCGCAACATCCCCTATGTGGATGTGCTGCCGACCCAGGGCGCCAACGTCTACGACATCCTGCGCCGTGAAACCCTGGTCCTGACCAAGGACGCGGTCGCCGCCCTGGAGGCTCGCCTGAAATGA
- the rpsJ gene encoding 30S ribosomal protein S10, protein MESQNIRIRLKAFDHRVLDQSTREIVNTAKRTGAQVRGPIPLPSRIEKFTVNRSPHIDKKSREQFEIRTHKRLLDIVDPTPQTVDALMKLDLAAGVDVEIKL, encoded by the coding sequence ATGGAAAGCCAAAACATCCGCATCCGCCTCAAGGCGTTTGATCATCGCGTGCTGGACCAGTCCACCCGCGAGATCGTCAACACCGCCAAGAGGACCGGGGCGCAGGTGCGCGGTCCGATCCCGCTCCCCAGCCGGATCGAAAAGTTCACCGTGAACCGCAGCCCGCACATCGACAAGAAGTCGCGCGAGCAGTTCGAAATTCGGACTCACAAGCGGCTTCTGGATATCGTCGACCCGACCCCGCAGACCGTGGACGCGCTGATGAAGCTCGACCTGGCCGCTGGTGTCGACGTCGAGATCAAGCTCTAA
- a CDS encoding sensor histidine kinase, giving the protein MSGIRIFPWDDNFNTGQTKIDEQHRHLVDLLNIVAGHIVFHTGDAEFSKVMDELADYTVYHFRVEEAIWHRAFGGTDLERRHQAEHQSFVTAIAVFRDRAASGAPGLLEELLSFLTRWLASHILEHDRHEAMVADGCRQGMSMEDALAHAERGMSGSTRVLIDIILSVYATLSSNAIELMREVAARKRANQELLHFTDVLAHHLQEPVRQQLLYCSMLKKECEDVALPPEASDALESVVTGGGRLRTLLHDMQIYLSLSSMPKPLGPCDVLASVRSVLRERHHDIREAGARVILDPLPRVLSHGFYLHQLLATLIDNALIHGQPKGPLEIRIGSRPGGSGQAVIFVEDNGKGVPADMRERVFRVFERLDAPRHEKGTGIGLAIARKSAELTNGSIWIETVEQGGTRVCFSLLIAPPEAAKPLASSTESKHPCQEEAHASLERELS; this is encoded by the coding sequence ATGTCCGGCATCCGGATCTTTCCCTGGGACGATAATTTCAATACGGGCCAGACTAAGATCGATGAGCAGCACCGCCATCTGGTGGATTTGCTCAACATCGTTGCCGGCCATATCGTCTTCCATACGGGTGACGCGGAATTCTCCAAGGTCATGGATGAGCTGGCCGATTACACCGTCTACCATTTCAGGGTAGAGGAGGCGATCTGGCACCGCGCTTTCGGGGGAACCGACCTGGAGCGCCGCCATCAGGCAGAGCACCAATCCTTCGTCACGGCCATCGCGGTCTTCCGTGATCGCGCCGCCTCGGGAGCTCCGGGGCTGCTGGAGGAGTTGCTATCCTTTCTCACCCGCTGGCTGGCCTCCCACATCCTGGAGCATGACCGCCACGAGGCCATGGTCGCCGACGGGTGTAGGCAGGGTATGAGCATGGAGGACGCCCTGGCCCATGCCGAGAGGGGCATGAGTGGCTCGACGCGCGTGCTGATCGACATCATCCTGTCGGTCTATGCCACCCTGTCTTCCAACGCCATCGAACTGATGCGCGAGGTGGCCGCCCGCAAGCGGGCCAATCAGGAACTGCTCCATTTCACCGACGTGCTGGCCCATCATCTTCAGGAGCCGGTCCGTCAGCAGTTGCTGTACTGCTCCATGCTGAAGAAGGAGTGCGAGGACGTCGCACTGCCGCCCGAGGCGTCGGATGCGCTGGAAAGCGTCGTCACTGGCGGCGGGCGTTTGCGCACTCTTCTGCACGACATGCAAATCTACCTGTCCCTGTCCAGCATGCCGAAACCCTTGGGGCCTTGCGATGTCCTGGCCTCGGTCCGGTCCGTGCTGCGGGAAAGGCACCACGACATCCGCGAGGCCGGGGCCCGCGTCATCCTCGATCCCCTGCCCAGGGTGCTGTCGCACGGTTTCTATCTGCACCAGCTTCTCGCCACGCTGATCGACAACGCGCTTATTCACGGCCAACCCAAGGGGCCTCTCGAAATCCGCATCGGGAGCCGTCCAGGCGGCAGCGGCCAGGCCGTGATCTTCGTCGAAGACAACGGCAAGGGAGTCCCCGCCGACATGCGGGAACGGGTGTTCCGGGTCTTCGAGCGCCTGGACGCGCCCCGTCATGAGAAGGGAACCGGCATCGGTCTGGCCATTGCCCGCAAATCAGCGGAACTGACCAACGGCTCCATCTGGATCGAGACGGTGGAGCAAGGGGGAACCCGGGTCTGCTTCTCCCTGCTCATCGCTCCCCCCGAGGCGGCGAAGCCCCTCGCGTCTTCGACAGAGTCGAAGCATCCTTGCCAGGAGGAAGCCCATGCCTCCTTGGAGAGGGAGTTGTCATAA